The Oncorhynchus gorbuscha isolate QuinsamMale2020 ecotype Even-year linkage group LG06, OgorEven_v1.0, whole genome shotgun sequence sequence GGAGCATGATGGGGCAAGGGATGAAGAAGGAGCAGACAGAGGAATACACCACGTAGTTGTCATCTTCTAGCTTACACTCTGTTGGGTCCCGCTGGGGGACGTTTTGGATGCCGAACATGACGGGCGAGGCCACCGCCAAGGCCAGGATCCACGTGGCGGAGAGCAGGAAGATCTGTCTCTGGTCCACGTGCTTACGGTTGTAGTTAAGTGGGATGGAGACAGCGATGAACCTGAATGAATCACATCAACCAGAGAAGAGATTGAGAGGAGTTGTATCTAAACTCTGTGTAGAAGAGAAATATTTACGAATGAAGTAAATTAATGATTTACTTAGATCTGTCATTCTAGTACATCACATTTGAcagaaatgcaggaaatgtatGTTGGTGTACGTGTTGGATTCTCATTTATTTCAGATTTCCATTTGTTGGAAAGCTAAAAATGTTTTCTTGGCTATAGGCAACATGGAGGCAACAAATACTTGAACAGGCCCTATACATCTTCATTTCAGTGAGAGACTTTGCAACAGTGAGCAAAGATAAGGATAATCATATCAGGTCAACTAGCTAATGATTCCATGCCAATTCTGGCAGTTGATCAACATGGATACATATTTTATCCTGAGGTTTCTgtttttttcccttttttttctGTCTGCCTAATTTGTGCTTTCTGTTAAGAGTGAGTGCTTTTAGGGAGAAGGGGGACAAGAGATGACAGGTCATTGCTGGATGCATGGTCATTTTTCCTAATAAGATGAATTGACTCATGCTTGTAATGCAATGCTGTTTCTGTCATAAAGTGATACTTGACCTCAGAGCTTCGACCACCACCTGAGAAATCGGACAGAATGTTAACAGAGAGTTAAAGGCTGATCACCTGTCGATGCTGATGGCACAGAGGTTGAATATGGAGGCTGTACACAACATCACGTCCATGGTCATCAGGCTATCGCAGATGTGCATGTTCAGTGACCATAGACCATCCTGGAACTGAAACAGATCAGAGCAACAAAACCCACATGGTCAGAGAGCAGCATCAAAGACATCAGTCTCTTTCTCCATTCTCCATCTTTCCCCGATTCCCCACATCCTCTGTccttgcctccttctcaaaacgcattgaagaaggtcagaggggaggcaCCTTGTACCGTCTCCTTCAATAAAGCTGATAATTAAATTAATTTAGAGAGCCATGGTCTTCTGACAACTCCTTGCCCCTCCCTGGCCTCTAATCACTTCCACAAGGTATTCCGCCAGGCTAGTGTTCTGCACCCACCAGATTGGCTGTGTGAGACATCTTAATTTCCTCATTAGCATTGCTGCAGCTCTGTCATACAGCTGAGCAGAGTAAAACACACCACTCTCCAGCCCGGCCCCTCTGGCTGATTGGGAAATGCAGGTTTGGTGCGCAGTGCCAGGTTATGGCACGTTTTGTTCTCATCAAAATTGAAAGGATTTTAATGGCCTTTTATCACCTGAGGAATAAATGGACAAACCTTTTAATTGGCTTTTTCTtaatgtcttctctctgtctgatcAAAATGACCCATATAAGGCTGCCAGGTTGGCGGCATGTGTTCACTGCCAGTCTACCATTTGATGTGATACATGAACCTCGGTTTCAACACTATAGGCTAAACACTTTCCTAATTCCTTCCTTCTCCTCAGCCTTGAAGTAGCCTAATCACTGTTCCAACTTGGCTGGATTCCACCACTTCCACTGAGTCATGTCAGATCAGCGATCACCCCAAGGACGGGAGGGAGATGGGCCACTAAATAATTTCATCGGACTGGCCAGTCGGATGCTATTTCAAGCTGTCTTGTCCCCTCTGAAGGCGCCATAACGGTGTCCAGTGTGGCGCTTGGGACAGTGGCCCTGGGAATGGAATGTTCTGTCAGTGACAAACCATTGTTCCTCTGCTGGGTCTCTGGGCTACTAGTGGCTGTCTGGcttaggggaggaggagaggggcataGGGGAGGTGCTAGTCAGCTTCAGTTTCCCGGCCCAGTGATGACTACCGCTGGGAaaatgtgtgtgtaatgctgCGGGTGAGGCATGTGCTGTGGCAAAAGGAATGGGGATGCATCTGTGCAGTGACTCGTTTCAGGGGGTTCTGGTACTATTAGTGGCGAGGCAACCCAAGCATCTGCCCGAGGGGTCAAATAGAGTTTATGCCTAGCTAGCGTAGCTATATCTACATGGTTGAAGTTAGATTCCAATCCTCATACAGTGCATGATTTTTTTTAGAGACAGTGGATGTCAGTGTTATCTGATTATTTCTGAAATATttacaccgaacaaaaatatagacGTAACAgttgcagttcatataaggaaatcagtcaattgaaataaattcattaggccctaatctattgatttcacatgactgggaatacagatgtgcatcggttggtcacagatatatatatttttaagtaggGGCATGGATCGGAAAAACCAGTcactatctggtgtgaccaccatttgcctcatgcagcacgacacatctccttcgcatagagttgatcaggctgttaattgtggcctgtggaatgttgtgccactactcttcaatggctgtgcgaagttgcagGATATTGGCGAGAACTGGTACACGCTGTCGTGCACGTTGATTCAGAGTATCCCAAAAatgctcaataggtgacatgtctggtgagtatgcatgccaggaattgtgtacagatccttgcgacatggggctgtgcattatcacgCTGAAACTAGAGATGATGGTCGCGGATGAATGGcaagacaatgggcctcaggacctcgtcacggtatctctgtgcattcaaattgccattgataaaatgcaagtgtgttcgttgtccgtagacCCTACCACCAACATGGGGCACACTGTTTACgatgttgacatcagtaaactgctcgcccacacaaaGCCATATACGTTATGCTGtttgccatctgcccggtacagttgaaacagggattcatctgtgaagagcacacttctccagcgtgccagtggccatcgaaggtgagcatttgcccactgaagttggtaacgatgccgaactgcagtcaggtcatgaccctggtgaggacaacgagcacacagatgagcttccctgagatggtttctgacagtttgtccAAAAATGTTTTGGTTGTGCAAGCCCACTTTTTCAGCAGctctccgggtggctggtctcaggcgatcccgcaggtgaagaagccagatgtggaggtcctgggctggcgtggttccacgtagtctgcggttgtgaggccagttgaagtagaggcagcttatggtaaacAAATTatcattcaattctctggcaaaagctctggtggacatttcctgTTGCACACTCAAAAcatgagatatctgtggcattgtgttgttttgaccaaacttcacattttagtggccttttattgtccccaacacaaagtgcacctgtgtaacgatcatgctgtttaatcagcttcttgctatgccacacctgtcatttggatgaattatcttggcaaaagagaaatgctcactaacagtgatgtaaaaAAATGCGTGACAACATTTCAGAGAAATAAACTGTGTGTGCATTCGGAACATTTCTGGTATATTTCAcatatttcagttcatgaaacatggaaccaacactttacatgttgcgtttatatattttttcagtgtAGTTACAGTATTCTTTTATCATTATTGGTAAAGTTGAACATTCAGTATTAAAAACCATGCAGCAGGAATAGATCTGGCGAAGCCATTTTGTGTAATGATAATTTAGCTGGCTCAAATACTTAATGTAGTCGACAAACCATATAGAGAAAGTTGGACAACAGCAATCTAGGTTCACATGTCTTTGCAAACCATTGTGTTAATGAGTTaactgtgttaatgtgttaatacagtatgtcatctaTTCTGTGCAGTGTGCATCCTTGCATCAGCTACAACACATGTAATAAACCTTTCCCCTCAAGACAATAGGTTGTTAGACAATAATCAATTGTGTAAATATTTCATACTGTTAACTATGCATAATATCAATACGAAATTACATTTGATATTATTGATTAGACATGTGGTCTGTTCTGTCATAGTCTATGGTTTGGAGTGACAAATGGcatattacaatattacaatgtTACATTATGTGCTCTTATTTGAAATGGCTTCCAAGCATAATTAATTGACCCGTATGAATATCATATTTAGATTATTTTGTTATATCATATTATCATGTGTAATTATTGTAATGATTAATACTATCACTattaataataatcatcatcatcagggtATCATAAAGTTAGTCAAATATAGTTAAATAAATTTTACTCACCTCCACATATATAAATAGTGGCAAAACCAAAACTGCCAACATCAAATCAGCCACAGCCAGACTGACTATGAAGTAGTTGGTTGTAGTTTTCAAAGCTTTTTCCCTGTACACGCTAAGGCATACAAGCAAATTTCCACAAATGATGACCACAATTAGCAATATTCCGAGTATCAGAGCAGGGAAGTTATAGTCAGTGTCCCGGGTTTTTGCGGTGTTAATCTCAGCACCCAGAACTAGCACGGTGTTGTTTGAGACAGTGAGGTTGCCTGGCATTTCTGCGGACAGCCGCTCTCGCACGGAAAAGgatactctccctctcttccaatagaaaaagaagaagaagccgCTCTGTGACGGCCGGTCCGAGCGAAAGCGGCAGTCGTGAAAGGGATTTTCATGTAGGCATCGTTTCAAACAGGTATGCAGGATGGGTTTATTTTGCCATGTTGAAGTTTTCATTCCCGAAAACTGTTGAGACGCCTTGATGTCCTGAATAATGCGCGTCTGTCTTTTCAGTCCTGTGCGCGCTGGACAGAACCACAGAGCGGCATTAGCCTATGCTTTCCAACAAGAAGCTTTCGTGCGCTCTCTTTATGCGGGGTTCCAGTTGATAATAACAGGTAGATATCACCGAAATGAATCAAACTGCTAGTCCACCCAGAAGCGGTAGATTTAATCCCGTTGTGTATGATTTAAAATCGAGTCACTTTGACACCGCACCATCGAAAGGCTATGCATTCTGCTGTGTCTCTCCGCAGCCTAGTTATTTTCAGTTAAACTGATGAGGCTTATCAAGTCCGTCATTCCAAATCCAGGTGCTTAAAGCCGCTTATACCTGTTCTGGCTGTTTTCATGCTCTGTCCTTGAACCCAAGTCCAATACACAATTTAAGAGCTATGTGCATGCATTTGTTAGACTACTTGTCAGTCGCAGTGAGTGTTTTTTTGCAGAGGCATCATGCTCATCTGAACATCTACGTTTGGGCCACATGGGGTTGTAGTACCTTaattggtaatggctggagcagaataaatggaatggtatcaaatccattccattcgctccattccagccattactagcTCAATGTATGGTAGTTGCAGTATGGTAGCTCAATGTATGGCAGTTGCGTGGTAAGAAACCTATAGCAGAGGGCtttcgacacacccactcctttccaaaCGCCCACTGCTTTACTTTCAACACAACGACTTGACCGTACTCCCGTCGCCATATTGTGATGCAGCTACCCCTTCTCTATATGTGGTCATGATGAGTTTACTTTGAATTAAAACACATTCACTTTACTTTTAATTAAAACACATTCACTTCGGCAGTCACTATTTTTTATGAAAAAAAGGGCAATTTAAGTCATACAATCAAAATGTTGACACACAGGTCCATACAACTATGAATCCATGAAACTATGATTGTGTTTGGAAAAGGTCAGAAATACAGTCTTGCAGCAAAGAAAGATCTCAGCACTTCATAGAGGCACAGCTCTGATTCAAATCATATACTGATTAATAAAGCCATGATTTGATTTTTTTAATGATCATAACCTATTGTCAATTATGATAATGTGTTTGAATAGTCATGATTTTAAATTGATGAGTTAATTCAAATAGATTGCCAATACAGGTAATTACTGGGCTAGTTTCATCTCATATTCCATAAGATATATATCCCATATTGGAAACTCAATGAAAGTTTAACATACTGTTTCAAATATGTTCCATTTTGAAAACACATATATCAGAAAAGGAAAATTGCTGAAAAAGCGTAGATGTTATGGATTTGCATCCTCCTTATTATGGATTGAGAGTTATCTATCTGAACAAAAATCATTTTTGCTATATAAATACCGTAGAACAGTGGAAAGCCTACTTGAAGGCACGCGCACACATTCTTTTTGCTGCGTCAACCTCTCTCAACCTGGGTGACGCGATGGAAGCTAACAAATCATTCCGAATTGATTGACAGCCCAGAAAAGACAGTAAAACATTCCATATGTTCAGCAAGTAAAGCATTGCAACAAAAAATGACCTCTGCAAGCTCCTTGTAGTTTCACTTGTTAGCGGGAACTTTCCCTCTCGTCGTGTCCTCTAAAAGCCAATTCTCGTATTCTCAAAAACGCAGCGGTGTTGATAAGCTGCTTGAGAACATCTCTGTTTCTTCTTATTTTCTAATTGTGTTGCGCAGTTTGAATACACAGACCTTTGTCATGATTGATGCAGCTTCTTCCCAGAAGCTTGAGTCTGATGTGGGCATTTATATGCTCACTGCTTTTGTTTTGCCGTTTAGCTGAACGATCAATGCTCTTCAGGTCATTGTACCTCTCTTTCACCCAAGGCTCAGACTTTCTAAAAAGCAGGGAAGGCCAGCAATTACAGGCAGCTTGATGAAATTCTCCCTGTTAACCAGCTATACTTTTGATACCAATTGGTATTGAACCCCctcaccttttcatccttcttcctgaaactgatctcaggcagaggtCGACCCTCAGTTTTAATTCGCACATTTTTAGTGTACCCTGGAAAATGAAAGGGGTTCTCATAATActgttattgcatcaaatggttgttttatgcaatAGAATAGGGTTCTATTAGTACTCacgtatctgtgtctgtgtgaactgagaGTGGGCCTCTGGGGCTTAATGCTGACAGTGGATTTACGATGCCTtggtgataaaacctaaagacTGCATTCCATAGCATGAGTTGGTGTTTGTGTATTATGAGGTACCGGGGAGGGGAACCTTGTTTTGGGGGCCAGAACCTGGCTTCTATATAATGAGGACAGTCCTCACAGCAGATCCTAACCTTTTGACACATTCCACACATCTGCTGTTTGTCATGTATTCAGaaggatatgtttatttttttatttcacctttatttaaccaggtaggctagttgagaacaagttctcatttgcaactgcgacctggccaaaataaagcatagcagtgtgaacagacaacacagagttacacatggagtaaacaattaacaagtcaataacacagtagaaaaaaatgggcagtctatatacaatgtgtgcaaaaggcatgaggaggtaggcgaataatacaattttgcagattaacactggagtgataaatgatcagatggtcatgtacaggtagagatattggtgtgcaaaagagcagaaaagtaaataaataaaaaacagtataaaaacagtatgggaatgaggtaggtgaaaatgggtgggctatttaccaatagactatgtacagctgcagcgatcggttagctgctcggatagctgatgtttgaagttggtgaggtagataaaagtctccaacttcagcgatttttgcagttcgttccagtcacaggcagcagagtactggaacgaaaggcggccaaatgaggtgttggctttagggatgattagtgagatacacctgctggagcgcgtgctacggatgggtgttgccatcgtgaccagtgaactgagataaggcggagctttacctagcatggacttgtagatgacctggagccagtgggtctggcgacgaatatgtagtgagggccagccgactagagcatacaagtcgcagtggtgggtggtataaggtgctttagtgacaaaacggatggcactgtgatagacttaGATGTCAAAGACTTAGATAGATGTCTTTGCTATAAAGCTGTAACTCAGTTCTGCTCTTCTGAGTTCTCAGTGACCACCTCCAGGGTggttactaccaactccagggtGGTTACTACCTCCAGGGTggttactaccaactccagggtGGTTACTACCTCCAGGTTGGTTACTACCACCTCCAGGGTggttactaccaactccagggtGGTTAATACCTCCAGGGTGGTTACTACCACCTCCAGGGTGGTTACTACCACCTCCAGGGTggttactaccaactccagggtGGTTACTACCACCTCCAGTGTGGTTACTACCACCTCCAGGGTGGTTACTACCTCCAGGGTGGTTACTACCTCCAGGGTGGTTACTACCACCTCCAGGGTGGTTACTACCACCTCCGGGGTGGTTACTACCACCTCCGGGGTGGTTACTACCACCTCCAGGGTGGTTACTACCACCTCCAGGGTGGTTACTAaatattgattcttcatctactatagtcccacaacatttctatatactatatttaaattgttttaaaataatgtttaacTTATATGTTGAAaggtttctagtttgctcagttaattTATTCCATTTCTTTATTGATCTAAATCGaaatgttcttttgcccatttcttttttctgtctggataacgcatagatggtggacaatctattcctagtatttacggaatgtctgtctcttaccaactgaataccgttgtgaatagaacttggccgttttaaatgatgtatattataaaataaaataagcatgtttttttcaattatcttgtcgattgatgaccaaccaagaacACGACTTGGCtgcatgactgcaacagaagaaccatatctccgccttaaaacaatccttgctgctttATTCTGTGCATTCTACAGCCTCCTAAATTCACTAgatgatgcatttccccagaccaccGAACAATAGTTCACTTGACTCTCAACCAATGCCTGTGTTATTTGCTGAAGGATTTTCCCtggtaaatatttagctatccttctgattatgcatgctgttttaatattattttttttacatttacattttttttacattagttatttgagacgaccatgataagcagttgtctagctgcactcccagtagtttggtttctgccacttcttcaatttgtactcctcccatacttaattgtatcccatgctgttttggccttttcctagttgaacagaccaacataacttTGGTTTTCTTGGTGTTTAAAGCAAGTTTGTTTTGGCAAACCCATTTCCTGATATTCTCCAAATCTCCTTGCAAAGCTTGCTGTACCTGTTGAACCgattgtcttgctgcataaatTGTAGTATCATCTGCAAATATAGTAGCTTGAGTTTCAACCAAGGCATAGGGAAGGTCATTGGTGTATATTAAGTAGAGAAGTGGCCCAAggcagctgccctgcggtattccacagtttaacacattagggGAAGAAAATTAACCATTGATATaggtggactgtttcctgtcagttAGATACGACTGTACCCAATTCAATGCTACCTCCTTAAAACCATAATGCATTAATTTTGTCAAAATAATTTCATGATCCACTAAATCaaatgctgcactgaaatctaaaaatAGTACACCTACAAACCTGCCATTATCCATAGCATTGAGCCACTGGTCAGTCATGTCAACCAATGCAGTGGTAGTGGAATGGTTTTTGCGATaagcatgctgattggctgtaatCAGATCATTCTTTTCCATATACTCCCACAtttgtctactcacaataccctccAATATCTTACTGAGTGTAGGGAGTAGACTAATTGGTCGACTATTGGCAGAAGTAATGGGTTCTTTGCAGTCTTTCGGAATAGGACACAGTTTCGCATGCttccatacatttgcaaacaacCCCTTTTCCAGTGACCAATTAAATGTGTATCTCagtggaactgcaatctggggagCAGCACAGCGAAGCAAAAAATTGTCCATCAGACCATAACCTGTAGATTtaccatcaggtaatgacttcaatAGGTTTAACACCTCCTCCACTGACACCGTTTGTAGACTAAAAGAGCAGATCTTATTGCTCATAATATGATCATCAATCCATTGGACAATAGCTTGTTTGGAAGAATGTATGTCGACATTGTTGCTTAGTCATTTAATTTTCTGTGTAAAAAAATCTGCAAAATGAttggcaatatcaactggttttgTTATTATTCTTCCGTCAACTTCCACACTAGATGGGCATGATGAGATAGATGTACCAAGTAAGCCCTTAACTGTGTTCCATATCTTTTTAGAATAATTTTTACAATCAGTAAAAGCATTgtggtaaaatatatattttttccttcGATTCAATTTAACTGCATAATTACGTAATGTTCTATAATTCTGTTCATCAATTTCTAATTTTGACTTAGCTGCTAAGACTTTTGCCATATTTCTTTGAGAAAAAGCTTCACCCAGttcatcatcaatccatggagatgGACGGGCACCAACTGTTCTCTTTCTTATAGGGGCATGATGGTCCATTACCTCCATGAGCAAATCAATAAAACATTCTGTAGTGGTTTAAATCATCCTCTAGATAAATCAGCTCCCAGGGTACAGCAGCCAAATCATTTAGAAATAACTCATGATTAAATGTTTTAACATTTATCTTGACCACAATCCTAGGGGGTTTCTTTGGAACCTTGGTGTTTGTGGTT is a genomic window containing:
- the drd4a gene encoding dopamine receptor D4a gives rise to the protein MKTSTWQNKPILHTCLKRCLHENPFHDCRFRSDRPSQSGFFFFFYWKRGRVSFSVRERLSAEMPGNLTVSNNTVLVLGAEINTAKTRDTDYNFPALILGILLIVVIICGNLLVCLSVYREKALKTTTNYFIVSLAVADLMLAVLVLPLFIYVEFQDGLWSLNMHICDSLMTMDVMLCTASIFNLCAISIDRFIAVSIPLNYNRKHVDQRQIFLLSATWILALAVASPVMFGIQNVPQRDPTECKLEDDNYVVYSSVCSFFIPCPIMLLLYCGMFRGLRRWEEARKAKLRSSIQACRKFQEAAASLPPLASLPPPPPVIKRDELTDMKRELKDINLEELDPYPLESPDGPYNNSSPDTPDFPYNSSTTPEYKDGPVPTVVAYCNIKHNLHPTPDSHKKKRAKINCRERKAMKVLPVVVGVFLFCWTPFFVVHTMRALCATCFIPPALMSIVTWLGYVNSAVNPIIYTVFNTEFRNYFKKFIHSCCTYR